In Chitinibacter sp. SCUT-21, a single genomic region encodes these proteins:
- a CDS encoding TIGR02646 family protein, with protein sequence MVELQHTQPEPTVLAAYKGIYPSETNFDAKTFIDVKPAIRAALNKDQGGLCVYCERKLSATRGQIDHIKPKSGPNAQPALTFTYSNYAHSCITEGRQSTCGQQKKHGVLPIEPTLGCNTQWVLSTSDGKLEPKLGLTRKQQAPVRLTCDMLGLNTNAVLVAERLEWAQKYIEVLKLAAAQGNPALANQFLQIAPFRHILKTI encoded by the coding sequence ATGGTTGAATTGCAACACACCCAACCTGAACCCACAGTGCTGGCAGCCTACAAAGGCATCTACCCGTCTGAAACCAATTTTGACGCTAAAACGTTTATCGATGTGAAGCCAGCCATTCGGGCTGCTTTGAATAAAGACCAAGGCGGCTTGTGTGTTTATTGTGAACGCAAGTTGTCGGCTACACGCGGTCAGATTGACCACATCAAGCCCAAATCCGGCCCCAATGCCCAACCGGCACTAACTTTTACTTACAGTAATTATGCGCACAGCTGCATTACTGAAGGCAGACAAAGCACTTGCGGACAGCAGAAAAAACATGGAGTGCTACCTATAGAGCCTACTCTTGGGTGTAATACGCAATGGGTTTTGAGTACCAGCGATGGCAAACTTGAGCCCAAATTAGGCCTGACGAGGAAGCAACAAGCCCCTGTTCGGCTCACTTGCGACATGCTCGGTCTGAATACCAATGCTGTTTTAGTCGCAGAACGTTTGGAATGGGCACAAAAATATATCGAAGTATTGAAGCTTGCAGCTGCCCAAGGCAATCCAGCATTGGCAAATCAATTTCTGCAGATTGCGCCGTTCCGGCACATTCTGAAAACAATCTAA
- a CDS encoding DUF1156 domain-containing protein encodes MTHPIKTPKKLIETSLPLDAINEACAHEKQPGIGAHPRGLHLWWARRPLAAARAVIFAQMVNDPGYERYLGRGVNKEKAQLERERLFDIIRKLVQWENTNNEQVLAEARAEIWKSWRETCELNKGHPQAAELFNPEQLPAFHDPFAGGGALPLEAQRLGLESHASDLNPVAVLINKAMIEIPPKFAGRAPVGPLDPTAKSITKDAFENWNGAKGLAEDVRRYGVWVRSQAIKRIGHLYPKVDLPTEHGGGKATVIAWLWARTVKSPNPAFSQIDVPLASTFILSSKAGKESYVEPVIEGSNYRFTVKQGTPPANAKSGTKAEGRGANFLCLMSGSPISGDYIKAEGQAGRMGARLMAVVAEGKRGRIYLAPSEDMVAIAEQAQPEWRPLGDVPARLTGGTCVPYGLKEWGDLFTPRQLVALTTFSDLVSEARGKIREDALKAGMPDDGLPLAQGGTGATAYADAVAVYLAFAIDRLVDYGSSIATWKPSGEQVMQTYKRQAIPMTWDFPESNFLATKAICWDNAVKYSADNLLSTAGAVPRIVGSACQHDAQTQEISICKVISTDPPYYDNIGYADLSDFFYVWLRRALRPVYPELFATMAVPKAEELVATPYRHGNKDKAEQFFLTGMTAAMHQLAEQAHGAFPVTIYYAFKASETTDKGTGNTGWETFLDAVLRAGFAITGTWPMRTELANRMIGSGTNALASSIVLVCRKRSADAPTVSLREFVKELKAELTEAVEVMIGGAEGISPVAPVDLAQAVIGPGMAVFSKYAQVLKADGSAMTVHEALLQINKLLTEGGDDFDADTQFCLAWFDQQGWSVGEFGVADVLARAKGTSVGGCAEAGVVESGAGKVRLMKPEEYPADWDPKNDKRQPVWEACHHLIRVLSRSGETETGGLLARIPDKAEAVRSLAYRLYTLCERKGWAEEARSYNELVTSWPAIVAASHEVGHVETQPELDF; translated from the coding sequence ATGACCCACCCCATCAAAACCCCGAAAAAACTTATTGAAACCAGCTTGCCGCTGGATGCGATCAACGAAGCTTGTGCTCACGAAAAGCAACCTGGTATTGGTGCGCATCCTAGAGGCTTGCATTTGTGGTGGGCGCGTCGCCCGCTGGCTGCAGCGCGGGCAGTGATTTTTGCGCAGATGGTGAACGACCCCGGCTACGAGCGATATTTGGGGCGTGGGGTGAACAAGGAAAAAGCTCAGCTAGAGCGCGAGCGGCTGTTCGATATCATTCGCAAGTTGGTGCAGTGGGAAAACACGAATAACGAGCAAGTGCTGGCCGAGGCGCGGGCGGAAATCTGGAAAAGCTGGCGGGAAACCTGCGAGCTGAATAAAGGCCATCCGCAAGCGGCGGAGCTATTCAACCCAGAGCAACTGCCAGCCTTCCACGATCCGTTCGCCGGTGGTGGTGCGCTACCGCTGGAAGCGCAGCGGCTGGGGCTGGAGAGCCATGCCTCCGATCTGAACCCGGTGGCGGTGCTGATCAACAAGGCGATGATCGAAATCCCGCCCAAGTTCGCAGGCCGCGCACCGGTCGGCCCACTGGATCCAACTGCAAAGAGTATTACCAAAGATGCTTTTGAGAATTGGAATGGCGCGAAAGGCCTGGCGGAAGATGTACGTCGCTACGGGGTATGGGTGCGCAGTCAAGCAATAAAAAGGATTGGACACTTATACCCAAAGGTTGATTTGCCGACTGAGCACGGCGGTGGCAAGGCAACTGTGATTGCTTGGCTGTGGGCCCGCACGGTAAAAAGCCCCAACCCGGCCTTTAGTCAGATCGACGTGCCACTGGCTTCGACCTTCATCTTATCCAGCAAGGCGGGCAAGGAAAGCTATGTCGAGCCCGTGATTGAAGGCAGCAACTATCGCTTTACTGTCAAACAAGGTACACCGCCAGCTAACGCCAAAAGTGGTACCAAAGCCGAAGGCCGTGGAGCTAATTTTTTATGCCTGATGTCTGGATCACCAATTAGCGGCGATTACATCAAGGCAGAAGGTCAAGCCGGTCGGATGGGGGCACGTCTAATGGCCGTGGTGGCTGAAGGCAAGCGTGGCCGCATCTATCTGGCCCCCAGCGAGGACATGGTTGCTATTGCGGAACAAGCGCAGCCGGAATGGCGGCCACTGGGCGATGTTCCTGCACGCTTGACTGGTGGCACGTGTGTTCCCTACGGGTTGAAAGAATGGGGCGACCTCTTCACCCCGCGCCAGTTGGTGGCGTTGACGACATTTTCCGATCTGGTCTCCGAAGCGCGCGGCAAAATCCGTGAGGACGCACTCAAGGCCGGCATGCCCGACGACGGCCTCCCCCTCGCTCAAGGCGGCACAGGTGCCACTGCCTATGCTGATGCGGTGGCGGTGTATTTGGCTTTTGCAATTGACCGACTTGTCGATTATGGAAGTTCGATTGCAACTTGGAAACCGTCTGGTGAACAAGTCATGCAGACTTATAAGCGGCAGGCAATTCCAATGACTTGGGATTTCCCAGAATCTAATTTTTTGGCAACAAAAGCCATTTGTTGGGATAACGCGGTCAAATATTCTGCTGATAATTTACTTTCAACGGCAGGAGCAGTTCCGCGAATAGTCGGTTCTGCTTGCCAGCATGATGCCCAGACCCAAGAGATTAGCATTTGTAAGGTAATTTCAACTGACCCTCCGTACTACGACAATATCGGTTATGCCGACCTGTCTGACTTTTTTTACGTCTGGCTGCGCCGTGCGTTGCGCCCGGTCTATCCCGAGCTGTTTGCCACGATGGCCGTTCCGAAAGCCGAAGAGCTGGTCGCTACGCCGTATCGCCACGGCAATAAGGACAAGGCTGAACAGTTTTTCCTGACCGGCATGACCGCTGCGATGCACCAACTGGCCGAGCAGGCGCATGGCGCATTCCCAGTCACCATTTATTACGCCTTCAAGGCGTCGGAAACTACCGATAAAGGCACGGGCAATACCGGCTGGGAAACTTTTCTGGACGCCGTCCTACGCGCCGGGTTTGCCATTACTGGCACTTGGCCTATGCGCACCGAACTGGCCAATCGCATGATTGGCTCCGGCACCAATGCCCTGGCATCCAGCATCGTGCTGGTGTGCCGCAAGCGCTCCGCCGATGCTCCGACCGTGTCGCTGCGCGAGTTTGTCAAAGAACTGAAAGCCGAGCTGACCGAGGCGGTGGAGGTGATGATTGGCGGCGCGGAAGGCATTTCTCCCGTCGCGCCGGTCGATCTGGCGCAAGCCGTGATCGGCCCCGGCATGGCTGTGTTCTCCAAGTACGCGCAAGTGCTGAAAGCCGACGGTAGTGCCATGACGGTGCATGAGGCGCTGCTGCAGATTAACAAGCTACTGACCGAGGGCGGCGATGATTTCGACGCCGACACCCAGTTCTGCCTGGCGTGGTTTGACCAGCAAGGCTGGAGTGTGGGCGAATTTGGCGTGGCCGATGTGTTGGCGCGTGCCAAGGGCACGTCGGTCGGTGGTTGCGCCGAAGCGGGTGTGGTCGAATCTGGCGCGGGCAAGGTACGGCTAATGAAGCCAGAAGAATACCCAGCCGATTGGGACCCGAAAAATGACAAGCGCCAACCCGTCTGGGAAGCCTGCCATCATCTGATCCGCGTACTCAGCCGCAGCGGCGAAACAGAAACTGGTGGATTATTGGCCCGCATACCCGACAAAGCCGAAGCAGTTCGCTCGCTAGCCTATCGCCTATATACCCTATGCGAGCGCAAGGGCTGGGCAGAAGAAGCCCGTAGCTACAACGAGCTAGTGACCAGCTGGCCAGCGATTGTGGCTGCTTCGCATGAAGTGGGGCATGTCGAGACCCAACCAGAACTAGATTTCTAA
- a CDS encoding DUF499 domain-containing protein, protein MSLKPWREIARPHADVLNGTFKQSEFAADITQVSNGTAPTEYTDPEQFFARTFITEGMRLLLISVAQRLAGLGGDPVIQLQTAFGGGKTHTMLAVYHLASRKVAADQLTGIPPILDAAGISSLPTARVAVIDGIRLSPSQPIKHGDIEANTLWGELAWQLLGAEGYAKVMASDQDGTSPGKEVLVDLLSSAAPCVILIDELVAYIRQLEVGKQFKGGTFDSNITFIQALTEALKAVPNALLLASLPESELEVGGTMGQRALDSLEKYFARVESVWKPVGPEEAFEIVRRRLFEYAGDPAQVEGIARQFCNFYQQNATKFPTETQSNVYFDRICRSFPIHPEVFDRLYEDWSTLDKFQRTRGVLQYMAIVIHRLWNSDNRDALIMPGSLPLDDSNVSNKSIHYLPQGWEPVIQREVDGERSIPHDIDGHNPLFGSVQAARRAARTIFLGSAPSSNAQTVRGLKEERILLGAVQPSQNIGAFSDVLKRLRDRMHYLYADQDRYWLDTKPNLRREMESRKQNISDRDELLPQLKMRVNAAFGTSHHFTGIHVFAGSADVPDEYGTGPRLVVLGTDAAYSNTKTDQARAAAQEILFNRGATPRQKQNRLIFLAPDFDTVSRLKEQGRIYLAWKSIVHDIELGTLVQDIAHLNQAKRNRDGAEQTLKQLVREAYKWLLAPTQEWVKDKFELHWEVIAISPSAGNLVQEIESTLREEEWVIYEWAPIHLRNVLKKWYLKDSIEDVSALKVWQDMGQYLYLPRLAHDDVMRKAIANGIASEDFFGYAAAKDGDKYLGFVFGKNGISALDSECVLIDREVAMAYREKMKPAAVVPPIDTPSGGAPIGGTQPKGNENTPADIDITSPATANETPKKQFFGSVKLNPVQAKMDFAQVIDEVIQQFSAQYGTEVEITIDIAAKSSTGFADNLQRSVKENCSVLKFTTSEFDY, encoded by the coding sequence ATGAGTCTGAAACCTTGGCGCGAAATCGCCCGACCCCATGCTGATGTATTGAATGGAACGTTTAAGCAGTCGGAATTTGCTGCGGACATTACCCAAGTGAGTAATGGTACAGCGCCGACTGAATATACTGACCCAGAGCAGTTTTTTGCCCGAACCTTCATCACCGAAGGCATGCGCTTGCTCTTGATTTCGGTGGCGCAGCGCTTGGCTGGTCTGGGTGGAGATCCGGTGATTCAGCTGCAAACAGCATTTGGTGGCGGTAAAACGCACACCATGCTGGCGGTATATCACTTGGCATCGCGCAAGGTAGCGGCAGATCAGTTGACGGGCATCCCCCCCATTTTAGATGCAGCTGGTATTAGCAGCTTACCCACTGCGCGAGTGGCTGTGATTGATGGTATCCGCTTATCTCCTAGCCAGCCAATCAAGCATGGTGATATTGAAGCGAATACACTGTGGGGTGAACTGGCCTGGCAGTTGCTAGGCGCAGAAGGCTATGCCAAGGTAATGGCTAGCGATCAAGATGGCACTTCGCCGGGCAAAGAAGTTTTGGTCGATCTACTGAGCAGTGCTGCACCGTGCGTTATCCTGATTGACGAGTTAGTGGCTTATATTCGCCAACTTGAGGTTGGGAAGCAATTTAAGGGTGGCACATTTGATAGCAATATCACCTTTATTCAGGCATTAACTGAGGCATTGAAGGCTGTACCGAATGCCTTGTTGTTGGCTTCGTTGCCTGAATCTGAGCTTGAAGTGGGTGGCACAATGGGCCAACGCGCCCTTGATTCGCTGGAAAAATACTTTGCTCGGGTTGAGTCGGTATGGAAACCGGTTGGGCCGGAAGAGGCATTCGAAATTGTACGCCGTCGTTTGTTTGAATATGCAGGGGATCCAGCGCAAGTTGAAGGTATTGCGCGGCAGTTTTGCAATTTCTACCAGCAGAATGCGACCAAGTTTCCAACGGAAACGCAATCCAATGTGTACTTCGACCGAATCTGCCGCTCGTTCCCGATTCACCCGGAAGTGTTTGACCGGCTGTACGAGGATTGGTCCACGCTGGACAAATTCCAGCGCACCCGTGGCGTTTTGCAGTACATGGCGATTGTGATTCACCGTTTGTGGAACAGCGATAACCGTGATGCGCTGATCATGCCCGGCAGCCTGCCGCTGGATGATTCCAATGTTAGTAATAAGAGCATCCACTACTTGCCACAAGGTTGGGAGCCGGTGATTCAACGTGAAGTGGATGGCGAGCGTTCGATCCCTCACGATATTGATGGTCATAACCCGTTGTTTGGCAGCGTGCAAGCTGCACGTCGTGCTGCTCGTACGATTTTCCTAGGCAGTGCTCCTTCTAGCAATGCGCAGACCGTGCGTGGCTTAAAAGAAGAACGCATCTTGCTAGGAGCCGTTCAGCCTAGTCAAAACATTGGTGCTTTCTCGGATGTACTGAAGCGGCTGCGTGATCGCATGCATTACCTGTATGCAGATCAGGATCGATACTGGTTGGATACCAAACCCAATCTTCGTCGCGAAATGGAAAGTCGGAAGCAAAATATCAGTGACCGAGATGAATTGTTACCACAGTTAAAAATGCGCGTGAATGCTGCATTTGGTACGTCCCACCACTTTACAGGTATTCATGTTTTTGCAGGGTCTGCAGATGTGCCAGACGAATATGGCACTGGCCCTCGTTTGGTGGTCTTGGGTACTGATGCAGCCTATAGCAACACCAAAACCGACCAAGCGCGAGCTGCTGCGCAGGAAATTTTGTTTAACCGTGGTGCGACGCCCCGCCAAAAACAAAACCGGTTGATATTCCTCGCGCCAGATTTTGATACGGTGAGTCGACTCAAAGAGCAAGGCCGCATCTATTTGGCTTGGAAATCGATTGTTCATGATATTGAGTTGGGCACTTTAGTGCAGGATATTGCCCACTTGAATCAAGCCAAACGCAACCGAGATGGTGCCGAGCAAACACTGAAACAGTTGGTGCGCGAAGCTTATAAATGGCTACTGGCTCCGACCCAAGAGTGGGTGAAGGATAAGTTTGAGTTGCATTGGGAAGTGATTGCAATTTCACCTTCTGCGGGAAATTTAGTGCAGGAAATCGAGTCAACCTTGCGTGAAGAAGAGTGGGTTATTTATGAGTGGGCTCCAATTCATTTGCGTAATGTGCTGAAGAAGTGGTACTTGAAAGACAGTATTGAAGACGTAAGTGCGCTAAAAGTTTGGCAAGACATGGGGCAATACCTTTACCTGCCACGTTTAGCGCATGATGACGTAATGCGTAAAGCCATTGCTAATGGCATTGCTAGTGAAGATTTCTTTGGATATGCCGCAGCAAAAGATGGCGATAAATACCTAGGTTTCGTGTTTGGAAAAAATGGCATTTCTGCGCTTGATTCAGAATGTGTGCTGATTGATCGCGAAGTAGCGATGGCATACCGAGAAAAAATGAAGCCTGCAGCTGTCGTGCCCCCTATTGACACACCAAGTGGTGGTGCTCCAATTGGTGGAACACAACCAAAGGGTAACGAGAATACGCCTGCAGACATTGATATTACTTCGCCAGCTACTGCTAACGAAACACCAAAGAAACAGTTTTTTGGCTCAGTTAAGCTCAACCCTGTGCAAGCAAAAATGGATTTTGCGCAGGTTATTGATGAAGTCATTCAGCAATTTTCTGCACAATATGGTACAGAAGTTGAGATTACCATTGATATTGCAGCAAAATCATCAACTGGCTTTGCTGATAACCTGCAGCGTAGTGTTAAGGAAAACTGCTCTGTTTTGAAATTCACAACCAGCGAATTCGACTACTAG
- a CDS encoding type II toxin-antitoxin system HipA family toxin gives MRSVEPSRLAVCQFHQRRTQMAHELEVWLFQERVGTLSLVNGRLSFQYHAAWLVHPDAKPLSIALPLQTDAFDDVVTRPFFAGLLPEGQMRQLIAKQFQISRQNDFALLDRIGGECAGAVTFLAPDEQTLPITTEKGSVQWLSDHELLNILEQLPRRPMLAGQDGLRLSLAGAQDKLPVVFDGNRIGLPRAGAPSSYILKPAIAGISDSVVNEAFCMSLAELMGLQSAKVQIHSVGAQSFLLVERYDRTVDHAGQLQRLHQEDFCQALAVVPEMKYQNEGGPDLAQCFELVRRATKPNALHVLRLLDIVIFNALIGNHDAHGKNFSLLYRDKMPVLAPFYDLLSTAVYADLTPKMAMKIGSKYKFNEVQARHWDQFAQSAGLSVAQTRKRVLEFCKRLPVAARALQSNEPFVNQPIVEQIALLIEQRATRTVMRLTSTG, from the coding sequence ATGCGCTCGGTGGAACCCTCCAGATTAGCGGTTTGCCAATTCCACCAGAGGAGAACTCAGATGGCGCATGAACTTGAGGTTTGGCTGTTTCAAGAGCGTGTGGGCACGCTTTCGCTGGTCAATGGCCGATTGAGCTTCCAATACCATGCTGCATGGTTGGTTCACCCTGATGCAAAACCACTTTCAATTGCACTGCCTTTGCAAACCGATGCGTTTGACGATGTAGTGACTAGGCCTTTTTTTGCAGGGCTTTTACCTGAAGGGCAAATGCGGCAACTCATTGCCAAGCAGTTTCAGATATCGAGACAAAATGATTTTGCACTGCTCGATCGGATTGGTGGCGAGTGCGCAGGCGCAGTGACCTTCTTGGCACCCGACGAACAGACTTTGCCCATAACGACTGAAAAAGGCTCGGTCCAGTGGTTGAGTGATCATGAATTACTCAACATTCTGGAGCAGTTGCCACGTCGACCGATGCTGGCAGGTCAAGATGGTTTGCGGCTGTCATTGGCAGGTGCGCAAGATAAATTGCCTGTCGTATTTGATGGTAATCGTATTGGACTACCGCGCGCAGGCGCACCCAGCTCGTATATTTTAAAACCAGCCATCGCGGGGATTAGTGACAGCGTTGTCAATGAAGCGTTTTGCATGTCATTGGCTGAGTTGATGGGGTTGCAATCGGCCAAGGTGCAGATTCATTCTGTTGGCGCGCAATCATTTTTACTTGTCGAACGCTATGACCGTACAGTAGATCACGCAGGGCAATTGCAGCGTTTGCATCAAGAGGATTTTTGCCAGGCACTCGCCGTTGTGCCGGAAATGAAATATCAAAACGAAGGCGGGCCTGATCTGGCCCAGTGTTTTGAATTAGTACGTCGCGCCACAAAGCCGAATGCTTTGCATGTACTCAGGCTGCTCGATATCGTCATTTTCAATGCGCTTATTGGCAATCATGATGCCCATGGAAAGAATTTTTCACTACTCTATCGCGACAAGATGCCTGTTTTAGCGCCATTCTACGATTTATTATCGACCGCAGTTTATGCGGATTTGACGCCCAAAATGGCCATGAAAATAGGTAGTAAATACAAATTTAACGAAGTACAGGCACGACACTGGGATCAATTTGCACAGTCAGCAGGTCTCTCGGTCGCACAAACCAGGAAGAGAGTGCTCGAGTTTTGCAAACGACTCCCAGTTGCAGCAAGAGCGCTTCAATCTAATGAGCCATTTGTAAATCAACCAATTGTCGAACAGATTGCATTATTGATTGAGCAAAGAGCAACTCGGACGGTGATGCGACTGACATCAACTGGATGA
- a CDS encoding helix-turn-helix domain-containing protein, translating into MTQPQLALAAGVGVRFIVDLEAGKPTLRLETVLRVIDALGGTLQISGLPIPPEENSDGA; encoded by the coding sequence TTGACGCAACCTCAGCTGGCACTCGCTGCTGGAGTTGGTGTTCGTTTTATTGTTGATCTTGAAGCGGGTAAACCGACGCTCAGATTGGAAACGGTATTGCGTGTCATCGATGCGCTCGGTGGAACCCTCCAGATTAGCGGTTTGCCAATTCCACCAGAGGAGAACTCAGATGGCGCATGA